In the genome of Leishmania braziliensis MHOM/BR/75/M2904 contig, possible fusion of chromosomes 20 and 34, one region contains:
- the DOT1 gene encoding putative histone-lysine N-methyltransferase, producing the protein MHKRLRRVDDAVSQPVKAAKLGGGQELLSFTVEVGDGTPRSPYRLPLRTKPNASRCLHCPTHTCYCVWFGEQLEHCYASLALKRETERIKKRELCAKSILPPFVTRLIRIANVATAETFYDLGCGNGSVLFQVAALTGARCVGVEINPHNAQLAKDAWAFLRPIFEARFKRQLTVEIVCADFCTLLCDAAYFPTPCVIWAANLLLPKSVNHYLSERLRSVPRGTRIMCFEDMYPHSRSLSRLRDPDAFEKFDMLDYEWQPDSVEWCSQTGRFFLYLKRT; encoded by the coding sequence ATGCACAAACGTCTGCGCCGTGTCGACGATGCGGTTTCTCAGCCGGTAAAGGCTGCAAAGCTGGGAGGCGGGCAGGAGCTCCTCTCTTTTACTGTCGAAGTTGGTGACGGGACACCGCGCAGCCCGTATCGCCTTCCGCTGCGAACGAAGCCGAACGCCTCCCGCTGTCTTCACTGCCCGACCCACACGTGCTACTGCGTGTGGTTTggcgagcagctggagcactGCTACGCGTCTCTCGCATTGAAGCGGGAGACGGAGCGCATCAAGAAGCGCGAGCTGTGCGCCAAGTCTATCTTGCCACCTTTTGTCACTCGACTCATTCGCATTGCCAACGTGGCGACCGCGGAGACGTTTTATGATTTAGGCTGCGGAAACGGCAGCGTGCTTTTCCAGGTGGCCGCCTTGACAGGTGCGCGGTGTGTTGGGGTGGAGATCAACCCCCACAACGCCCAGCTTGCAAAGGATGCGTGGGCGTTTCTTCGACCCATCTTCGAGGCAAGGTTCAAGCGCCAACTGACAGTGGAGATTGTCTGCGCTGACTTCTGCACTCTCCTATGCGATGCGGCGTACTTTCCTACGCCGTGCGTCATTTGGGCGGCAAATCTTCTGCTGCCCAAGTCAGTGAATCACTACCTCTcggagcggctgcgcagcgtgccgcGTGGGACGCGCATAATGTGCTTCGAGGATATGTACCCGCACTCCCGCTCACTGTCTCGCTTGCGGGACCCTGACGCGTTCGAGAAGTTTGACATGCTCGACTACGAGTGGCAGCCGGACAGCGTTGAGTGGTGCTCCCAGACTGGCCGGTTTTTCTTGTATCTGAAGCGCACTTGA
- a CDS encoding DNA-directed RNA polymerase polypeptide, which translates to MAGFGEEYQRKKLEMLPALMAMRGILNHHIASFDHLIEVELQRILLNESNVEIKSVVDPDFLIRYQNIRVCRPQEIVGKGHIPKFVTPQECRIRDMTYRGDMIVDVQYTSRDRSRAMLVEKDVKIGTIPIMLKSKCCNLYRKTREELVSMRECPLDPGGYFIIKGVEKVCLVQEQQSKNRVIIEADEHGNISAHVQSKTHYSISKCAVTFKKGSIVLTHRSFTEDIPIIVVLKALGLENDQHITQCIGTSPAFQKILFPCFEEARGLNIFTQNDALQYIGEKRKETVWEVEETQQRQVNRSKADKAAEFLANVLLCHIRESQMQKDWNFRHKAFYVCFMVRGMIEASFDASLLDERDFYGNKRFETTGTLMALLFEDLLKQFNRVVKTAMDQQLSKRDSTRPFNVKQLMESKMEVIQNGMRMAISSGRWDLKRFNMNRQGITQVLSRLSYIACLGMMTRLASSFEKTRKVSGPRSLQPSQWGMVCPCDTPEGESCGLVKNFATLSQVTLDMNDHYVRASAHSLGVEEIDTVTPTDFLQYYSVFLNGTLIGIHRYPNRLCAGIRALRRSGRLHPHVSISMQPRQRTVQIGSDGGRIVRLLIIVRGGKPAVTSAHLDRLRDRLCTHNDFLAEGLIEYVDVNESNDCLIAVYPADIGPYTTHLEVEPLSLLGVVAGIIPYPHHNQSARNTFQSAMGKQALGTVALNQYIRADTVLLLGAYPQRPLCRTRAMSLTHYEKLGAGINAMVCVMSYSGYDIEDAQVYNKSSLDRGYGRCVVLRKHEVDLEKYAGGEFDVILPPEKNSGSGKFKALNPDGVASKGAFVQQYDVLVNKFTPVAGGDPRPAPLVYKYPQLAVVDHVIISPPGDYDRSLDVDQKIKVITREVRPPEPGDKFSSRHGQKGVVGLIVNGVDMPFNERGMCPDMIMNPHGFPSRMTVGKLLELVCSKAAALRGSMGDGTAFGGDSADSISRQLLSFGYNYHGKDVFYSGITGELMQGYVFFGPIYYQRLKHMVTDKMHARSTGPRSMLTRQPTEGRSRSGGLRVGEMERDCMVGYGASSLLNERLLISSDLFTADICHVCGNLGYNNRCTYCKTKGTTSKVNMPYAFKLLIQELQGMGVSLRLTMDSPT; encoded by the coding sequence ATGGCAGGCTTCGGCGAGGAGTACCAGCGGAAGAAGCTGGAGATGCTCCCCGCTCTCATGGCTATGCGGGGTATTCTGAATCACCACATCGCCTCCTTCGACCACTTAAtcgaggtggagctgcagcgcatcctGTTAAACGAATCCAACGTCGAAATCAAGAGCGTCGTCGACCCCGACTTTCTGATTCGCTACCAAAACATCCGCGTCTGCCGTCCGCAGGAGATTGTCGGCAAAGGCCACATACCAAAGTTTGTGACGCCGCAGGAGTGCCGCATTCGGGATATGACCTACCGTGGCGACATGATTGTGGATGTTCAGTACACAAGCCGCGACCGCTCGCGGGCGATGCTGGTTGAGAAAGACGTAAAGATCGGGACTATTCCCATTATGCTCAAATCAAAGTGCTGCAACCTGTACCGCAAAACACGCGAGGAGCTGGTGAGCATGCGCGAGTGCCCACTTGACCCCGGTGGCTACTTTATTATTAAAGGCGTGGAAAAGGTGTGCCTTGTTCAGGAGCAACAGAGCAAGAACCGCGTCATCATCGAGGCAGATGAGCACGGCAACATCTCGGCCCACGTGCAGAGCAAGACCCACTACTCCATCTCCAAGTGTGCCGTTACATTCAAAAAAGGCAGTATCGTGCTGACGCATCGCTCGTTCACCGAGGATATCCCAATCATCGTCGTGCTTAAGGCGCTCGGCTTGGAGAATGATCAGCACATCACCCAGTGCATCGGTACCTCGCCAGCGTTTCAGAAGATCCTCTTTCCCTGCTTTGAGGAGGCGCGTGGGTTGAACATATTCACGCAAAACGATGCCCTGCAGTACATCGGTGAGAAGCGGAAGGAGACGGTGTGGGAGGTCgaggagacgcagcagcggcaggttAACAGGTCCAAGGCCGACAAGGCGGCTGAGTTCCTCGCCAAtgtgctgctctgccacaTTCGGGAGTCCCAGATGCAGAAGGACTGGAACTTTCGCCACAAGGCGTTCTATGTTTGTTTCATGGTACGTGGCATGATCGAGGCCAGCTTCGACGCCTCCCTGCTTGATGAGCGCGACTTCTACGGTAACAAGCGATTCGAGACAACCGGCACACTGATGGCCCTCTTGTTTGAAGACTTACTGAAGCAGTTCAACCGCGTTGTCAAGACGGCGATGGATCAGCAGCTGTCCAAAAGAGACTCCACTCGGCCCTTCAACGTGAAGCAGCTGATGGAAAGCAAGATGGAGGTAATTCAGAACGGCATGCGCATGGCGATCAGCAGTGGGAGATGGGACTTGAAGCGCTTTAACATGAACCGGCAGGGCATCACGCAGGTGCTATCGAGACTCTCGTACATTGCCTGCCTCGGCATGATGACGAGGTTGGCGTCCTCGTTTGAGAAGACACGCAAGGTAAGTGGTCCGCGCTCGCTGCAACCGAGTCAGTGGGGGATGGTGTGCCCCTGCGATACACCAGAGGGCGAGAGCTGCGGTCTGGTGAAGAACTTTGCCACGCTTAGCCAGGTCACCTTGGACATGAATGACCACTACGTGCGCGCCTCTGCCCACTCACTTGGCGTGGAGGAGATTGACACGGTGACGCCGACGGACTTCCTGCAGTACTACAGCGTTTTCCTCAACGGCACCCTCATTGGCATCCATCGCTACCCTAACCGACTCTGTGCCGGCATTCGCGCTCTCCGGCGCTCCGGCCGTCTTCACCCGCACGTGTCCATCTCAatgcagccgcggcagcgcacagTCCAGATCGGCAGTGATGGCGGTCGTATTGTTCGCTTGCTTATCATCGTGCGCGGTGGGAAGCCGGCCGTCACCTCCGCCCACCTCGATCGCCTGCGCGACCGCCTGTGCACCCACAACGACTTCCTGGCGGAGGGACTAATCGAGTACGTTGACGTGAATGAATCGAATGACTGCCTCATTGCCGTCTACCCTGCCGACATCGGGCCGTACACAACCCATCTCGAAGTAGAGCCGCTGTCGCTCCTCGGCGTGGTTGCCGGCATCATTCCTTACCCGCACCACAACCAGTCCGCCCGCAACACGTTCCAGTCTGCCATGGGAAAGCAGGCTCTCGGCACTGTGGCGCTGAATCAATATATACGCGCCGACACGGTACTTCTTCTCGGTGCCTACCCCCAGAGACCACTGTGCCGCACAAGGGCCATGTCGCTGACACACTACGAAAAGCTCGGCGCCGGCATCAACGCCATGGTGTGCGTCATGAGCTACAGCGGGTACGATATTGAAGATGCGCAGGTGTACAACAAGTCCTCCCTGGATCGCGGATACGGCCGCtgcgtggtgctgcgcaagcaCGAGGTGGACTTGGAAAAGTACGCGGGAGGTGAGTTCGATGTGATTTTGCCGCCGGAGAAGAatagcggcagcggcaagtTCAAAGCCCTCAACCCCGACGGCGTTGCCAGCAAAGGTGCCTTTGTGCAACAGTACGACGTCCTCGTAAACAAGTTCACCCCGGTTGCCGGCGGTGATCCGCGGCCCGCGCCGCTGGTGTACAAGTATCCGCAACTGGCGGTGGTTGACCACGTCATCATCTCCCCTCCTGGCGACTACGACAGGTCGCTCGACGTCGATCAGAAAATTAAGGTCATCACGCGGGAGGTTCGGCCACCAGAGCCGGGTGACAAATTCTCATCACGTCATGGACAGAAGGGCGTCGTCGGCCTCATCGTGAACGGGGTGGATATGCCGTTCAACGAGCGTGGCATGTGCCCCGATATGATCATGAATCCACACGGATTCCCCAGTCGTATGACGGTTGGCAAGTTGCTCGAACTGGTTTGCTcaaaggcagcagcgctcagAGGGTCGATGGGTGACGGCACTGCGTTTGGCGGGGACTCTGCCGACAGCATCAGCCGGcagcttctctctttcggcTACAACTACCACGGAAAAGACGTTTTTTACTCTGGCATAACAGGGGAGTTAATGCAGGGTTACGTCTTTTTCGGACCCATCTACTACCAGCGCCTCAAGCACATGGTCACAGACAAAATGCACGCGCGTTCGACCGGGCCACGCTCGATGCTGACTCGTCAGCCAACCGAGGGTCGGTCTCGCAGTGGTGGTCTGCGCGTTGGTGAGATGGAGCGTGACTGCATGGTTGGCTATGGAGCGTCCAGCCTCCTCAACGAGCGACTCCTCATCAGCTCCGACCTGTTCACGGCAGACATCTGCCACGTGTGCGGCAACCTCGGCTACAACAATCGGTGCACGTACTGCAAAACAAAGGGCACCACCTCTAAGGTCAACATGCCCTATGCCTTCAAGCTACTTATCCAAGAGCTGCAGGGCATGGGTGTGAGCCTTCGCCTCACCATGGACTCCCCGACGTAG
- a CDS encoding putative 1,2-Dihydroxy-3-keto-5-methylthiopentene dioxygenase — MEGISEEQRLREEAEIRERDRKRQQEKEEYERRLTEERAEEDRKRREAQQLRLEEEKRKKRQEEEWKRLGPDVIQDLPPVPPPVSEEGALEMWYLDDETSQPPLSTASLKPGRKVSAPAVTMKALRELGVVLFRISMSDFSVVKQIIKEREYKHTDEVKISQTAKDDSFLERWYQEHYTEDEQFRVVMDGSFYLDIRSKQDEWIRVHLKAGDLVVLPAGMYHRATLDEDDYVALYRGFQDAPRFVPVKRSDSRADSNRVRLAYLMSLKKGDVATQNGFLP; from the coding sequence ATGGAAGGCATTtcagaggagcagcggctaCGCGAAGAGGCCGAGATTCGCGAGCGTGACCGTAAACggcagcaagagaaggaagaataCGAGCGCCGCCTCACAGAGGAAAGGGCAGAGGAGGACCGCAAGCGTCGCGAGGCGCAACAGCTGCGCCTCGAGGAGGAAAAGCGCAAAAagcggcaggaggaggagtggaaGCGTCTCGGCCCAGATGTAATTCAGGAcctgccgccggtgccgccgccggtgtcTGAGGAGGGAGCGCTTGAGATGTGGTACCTTGACGACGAGACGTCTCAGCCTCCGCTGAGCACCGCCAGCCTCAAGCCTGGGCGAAAGGTCAGCGCTCCTGCGGTGACCATGAAGGCGTTACGTGAGCTGGGCGTCGTCCTTTTCCGCATCAGCATGAGCGACTTCTCTGTGGTGAAGCAGATCATCAAGGAACGAGAATACAAGCACACCGACGAGGTTAAAATCTCACAGACCGCCAAGGATGACAGCTTTCTCGAGCGTTGGTATCAAGAGCACTACACCGAAGACGAGCAGTTTCGTGTTGTGATGGACGGCTCCTTCTACCTGGATATACGATCGAAGCAAGACGAGTGGATCCGGGTCCACCTGAAAGCAGGTGATCTTGTCGTGCTCCCTGCCGGCATGTACCACCGCGCCACTCTCGATGAAGACGATTACGTAGCCCTCTATCGTGGCTTCCAAGACGCACCCCGCTTTGTACCCGTCAAGCGATCCGACAGTCGCGCGGACTCCAATCGGGTGCGGCTGGCGTACTTGATGAGTTTGAAGAAGGGCGACGTCGCCACACAGAACGGATTTCTTCCATGA